The Mastacembelus armatus chromosome 14, fMasArm1.2, whole genome shotgun sequence genomic interval TCTCTCTCCAACCAAatgcaggagagagacagaaaaagaacacacaaacaccaatcCTAACAGGGTGGTTGTCCTGAGGTTGTCCCAGAATGCAAGCAGGGACAGGCAAGGTTGTCAGGCAGCCTTGAAAAAATGGAGGAAGCTGTATTCATTCTGGAGAACGGCCTCTGCAGCAGACAGGACACTCTGGTTATTCTGAAGAATGGCCTGAGAGGTGGACAGGAATCTCTGTTCATTTAGGAGTGTGGTCCCTGGGAAAAACTGGtcgtagaaatttctttaagtttgagagttgctaattctcaggaacaaacacaagtgtgatgaatcatctcaggtttaatttcatgccgcatggagagaagacttcTCTAAGCAttctctgactctgtgttacaGTACTCAGGTTTATATatgtttgacaagaaaggggtggactaattTTGAACagaccccacatgtttgttcaggtatctatcttcagccttgttaccatcaaagaaacaaattgttggcagttatttacaaccctctaccctaaaacactaaaccaataaaacagacaacacTACATACATCAAATGGGTTAAGTGAATATTCATGTAACCCTTtgacccccacattggtttaagtaAGTGACCATTTGATCTGTTGTAAAACCCCCACAGCAGCCTCAGGGGTGGACAGCTGAGGGATGTCCCAACATTGCATGGAACACTGGGGCTGCTCCAGAAGATAGTCTCAGTCACCAACAGGAGCAGGAACTAGAGCAGATGTGAGGTCTCGAGCTGGCCCATAAATGAGAACAGAAAGGATGGAACATGGGATGGCCAATCCACAGATGGGAACTATGAGTGGTGTCCTCAAACTTCCACTGGGCAAGGACAAATAATCTCTGATGACTCACTGTGGCTCTGAGTTAGGTGTAGCCTTAACATCTTTATGAAATCTATTCTTCTTTGGTATCAGCATCGTGGCAGGGGTGTTGTTATCTGCACACCATGAAACCAGGGCTCTGGAGAGAATATCTTTGTCCACACAACAGGTAATAGGGACTCTGGAGTGGACACTCTTGTCAGCACACCAAGGTGCAAAGGCAGAGGATCTAGTGGTATTGGTAGAATCAGGAACAGGTGGAGATAGAGGCTCAGAAACAGGTGGTGCCTCCAGAGGATTGTCCTGTGGTTGGATGATCAACACAAGCCTAGCAGAACTGGTGGAAGAGGACTCAGGCGCATTGGGACTGTGGCATAGATAATGACTCTAATGGGccttttccactagcactactcaaCTTGACTCCTGAGTTTTTTGGCTTTCCATTAGGCGATAatacctggtagcaggtacttttttagtacctctTCTGCTGAGGTTTAATGTGAGCTGAGCCAATACGCATACAGTGACATCAACAGACTGTGGGCCACTGATTGGACAGGGAGTGATGTCATTGGAAGAGTCAGAAGCACTATGTCCGACCGCGTCTGACTTGAGAATCAAAAAcccaacatttttttaaaaacggGAGCAGCAACCGTttgttttaccatttttattGTCTGTAGCGAGGCAAATTGCTAATGCCACTCGTAAAACAACACCCTAATCGTACAAGGAGGtgctgacatttctgttttgcacaACCATGCTATAACAGCATTGATGTCATTGATGTGGTACTCAATTGTATGGAAAATTAACTAAATTGAGTTGAGTGGAGTAGAACGGCAAGAGTTCAGACAAACTGGATGGCTGTGGTGGGAGCTGTGGCTCAGCTTGAGCATGGCTCAGGCTCAGGCCAGGGCTCATACTATAGGATTTGAAAATGTCTATGAAACTGGCTGAAGACTTGACTGGAGGGCAGACTGGGTGGCTGGCTGGAGAGCAGGATGGTGAACTGGTTGGGCTGAAGGCTGAGGTGAGGCAGGTGCTGGCAGTGTTGGAGCTTGCTATACAAGTTGTTGTCTGTGAGGCTGATGTTTCCTTGACGATTTTAACCAGAAGACCCCCAGGTGGATGGGAAGGCAGGTCTTAGCAAAGATAGAGCGTGACTCTAGGGATGAGCTCTTATTCTGGATACACCATATATCTCTGTGTCATGGAGATAATCATCTGAATCGGAGTCCTCACAGCAATACTCAGGATCAGTATAAGAAAAAATTGTTCCTTATATAACCAAATTTCTGAGATAAGTTCATAGCTTCATTCATTTTCTCGAAAGGGCTCTCTGGAATATGGGAGTTAAGTGAAGGGGAGTCAAGATACAAGATTCCTACCATAAGATAGGAGGGGGTTGACTGAGGTTGTGTTGTTGACTTGGTTTGGGATTGGAAATAGTGAGCTGAATCAGGAAAGTACTGAATTTGGCACTCTGGCTTTTTTAAGTTCTGTTACCGCTCTTCCCCTCTCAGTTGTCTCCTAACTGTAGTATGAAGGCTGATCGGCTTATTATGACTTGTGGTAGCTGCTAACAGGCTATTAATACAAATACTAAGGCCGGGCTATGAGCTGGAGATGAAGTGAACACGGGAGGAGTTGCAAAGTGTGATCAAATGTGGCTTTCATTGCCTCTTCCTTGGTAACAAACATGCATAACAAACACAACGGCTGTAATAAACCTACCCTGAGTGGTACTAGCCATGGCTTTAGCTAACGTGGAGCGGTCCCAGAGCGTGACTCATCTGAAGGCGGCtgcgacagagagagagatttccTAGCACTGGCTACAGCAATATAAAGATTACTTTACAACCAAAAGAAAACTACCCACTATTCCACCTTTTTAAAGAGTTAGGCCAGGCCAGTAACACTACCCCCACTCTGGATGATGATTAATTCCTTACCATCATTCCAGCACATTAATACATAGCAAATTAACAAAGGCACTATAAATCAAATACTTCCCTCAACTGGTCATAGGTAAATGTTTAAAGGCCATAACTTAGGGAGAGTGTGTAATATCTACAAAagttcaataataataaaaaaaaaaaaattgcacatCCTTTTAATCTCAACCCCTCACCAATGTGTCCataatgtgttttttccactgaggacaaagtaaactattcgttgctgtctggaacataccCCCACGTAGTGTgtcatcatccaaacgcacagaaaaagtgagtaaattcgATGGTGAAGTTTTatctggttcacctcagattatttccatatgaacagtgtgctcagtgccaggcgggatcacattagctgtaatCAGGTGAGACCACTCCTTATGatcatacggattaaataaaaagtgatgatttgttttcgatttgaattgtttcatttaaaagaagacatttcaacctTTCTAGccatacatttattatttttgtgagGCAAGTATTAACTgtgattctggttgttttatttacgtgtctgtgaagagagatgtcAGAGatagagaagacagagagtgcaccctgtctgctgtctttattttacacagcacagcacagcattttgctgttattatgagggtatacaaatcaaactagaccttttacagattcaaatgatatattgctctaaTCTGTATCATCAAAAGcgatggagtaatttaagtttgtttcggcattatcaggagaagatgccacaaaacatgCCGATGCATGCTAAAGTCCTACAATTCCACCTTTTTAAAGAGTCAGGCCAGGCCAGTAACAGTTCATATGAAGCAGTTCTCATTGAGCATGTGTCTAAGTCCATTTATACTAGGTCACGGTTTTCAAGGCAGCAGGCTAAAATGCAGATACACAccagggagagagaaaatgtgcACACTTTATTAACAGAGATGAGAGACAACTAACAAAAACCAGAGTGTCAAGCAAGTgttcaaagagagaaaaaccttgtaaacacagacaaacaccatGAAACATAGTGACAAAAACATAACCTGGAAGCGTAGATCAGAGTTGACAACAGAACAAACGGACATGAGCAGAAAAGGTAAtgtaatcaagaaaaaaatgactgcGAGAACTACAACAAGAACGACAACAGGATATGACAgacaaggaacaaaggaagTCATAAATAAAAGAAGGGCAAATGTAAagaagaaaatagagaaaaatgagctaagacaatacaggaagtactatcaaaataaatgtcaaggAAGGAAGTTGATGACGGATACTAAAACcttgtgggttttctctggaaactccggtttcctcccacaatccaaaggCATTTACATTATGTTAGGTTAATTGATTAATCTCAATTGCCtgttgtgaatgtttgtttgttgccaTGTGTCCACTCTGTGGTTGATTGAAACATTTCAGGGTGTCACCTGCTTTTTGTCCAGTGTCAGTTGAGATTAAGTCCAACCttgctgtgatgatgatgatgaacagGAATAAGTGGCAGATAACAGCTTCCTGAATTAGAACTTTACTGTTTATTCAGTCACTAATTATAGTTTCTATTTTCAGGGATTTactaaaatattattaaaaataattcactATCATGTTGAGAGTAGTTAACTCAGCTAACTGCATCAGCATCTTGATGATACTGTAAGATAGTCAGTATCAATCTCTAATTCATGATCATGTGACACTGCTTTTTCTACTGTGtcatgagaaaaagaaaatataaatggcAGGTCTCTCACAGTACAACTCACTTCagggaactgcacacttgttactgtctgaggtgagtttggtttcaacagttcccatcagtcagctgtgtcatcttttattatatattgtgtAATTTTCTCTATTTACACTTagtgaaagaaataatggcCCCAGAcaagaaagctgctaccatatctaatgtcacatttgttcgtcctgcaaaattttatctcagtggattttccaacatccctcatgttacatatttttatatcttcctgtgttttgtctatatcatgactgttgttgggaatgttctccttctctcagtgattttcctggtcaagactcttcatactcctaaatacatgattgtgttcaacctggctttgacagatttgtgtgggagcactgctctcatcccaaaagtcttagacacatttttgtttgacaacagatacattgtctatgaggcttgtttaagttatatgttctttgtttggttctttgcaagtgtgcagtcatggacacttgtcactatggcatatgacagatttatagcaatttgcttccctttaaggtaccatagtattgtgactaaaccagctattgctgcaatgctgctgttaatgtGGGTAGTTTCTTTGAGTCTAATATCATGCatggttgggctacttgatcgtctctccttctgtggatctttgttcatacaaagctttttctgcGATCATGGACCAACATATCGTCTGGCCTGTAATGACACATCTTTAAATAACATAATGGCATGGGTTGTATTTATAGTTGTCATTTGTCTTCCTCCTATATTAATAGCattgacatatgtttgcattgccatagctCTGACCAGAATAGCATCAGcaaaagaaagagtgaaagcattgaaaacttgtacttctcacctgattcttgtggctattttttACTTACCATTTCTGGGCACCAACATAGCTGCAGTGACCTCCTACCTCCATCCTAATGCCAGGATCATAAACTCTACCTTAACACACACCATACCAGCTTTGCTcaatcctattatatactctttaaagacagaagaagtgctgaactctatcaaGAAACTTTGTAAAACCAATAGGGTGAACAAAATAATCTTATCGAACAAGGTGACCTCATTATAACTGCTGTATGGACATAACAGTGTTAAATCTGCATGAATGTGTTTCATAAGATTTTACTGTGAACTTTTTACTAGCAAGTAatgcatgtttgcttttgtaTTGTACTTATTATATGGTGTTACTGTATCAACATTGTGCTTTGCTGTTGGAGTAGCTGTGTAATGATCTGTTTAGCAACATGAAATCAGAGATATGAATAAGTTATGACTATACACTGCTAATTATTAAagccatataaaaatattacattctTTTAAATATAACTGTTTTAAtctaaatgaaaaaacagtacGAAAACCTTTGGAAATTTCATACTGGCAAATTTTTAATAGCTCAATTCTCATTTGTCTCATAGAGTAAATATGGCTGAATCAACTTAACGAAAAAATAGTAGATAACATGAATGATGTGGTTAATCATTTCAACAATTACTTCTTGTTAATATTGGCCTTGAACTGACTGATAAAATTGATTAATCTGGTAACACCCAAGGACAATGTGCTGACTATAAAAGTAGGAATTTAACCTTGTTTTTCCTCAACCTtgtaaaatcataaattatGCCTCGAAATTCAGTAATAAAACATGAGTTGATTGTGATGGCCTGAATAtgaattcaattaaaaatgtaatccaTGAAATATTTGCAATCTTTCTTTTCAAACTGCAAAATTTCCAACTAATATGAAAATCACCAAAGTTGTACCAATACATAAGAACGGTGATAAACTGCCAGTGTTGTGTCATCCGCCAACTTAACAATATGGTTGGTGCTGGATCTAGCTGTACAGTCGTGTGAGCAGGCTAAACAACAGTGGGACACATCCCTGGGCAGAGCCTGTGCTCACTGAGATAGCTCCTGATGTGTGACTGCCCACCTtgactgcctgctgctgctttgtcagGAAGCTGAGCACCTAGTTGCATTTTGCAGTGTCCACACCTGGTACCATCAGCTTTTCCACTAGCTGCTGTGGAATGATCTTATTAAAAGCTGAGCTGAAGTGTAGTATTAATTTGGTTCTCAAAagtaaaacatcaaaacatgtAGTAcagtaaagatgaaaaaaaaaatgactctgaaatgtaatgaatatgaagtagcagaaattTGTGCAGATACCTCAAAACTGCACTTCAGTAC includes:
- the LOC113142554 gene encoding olfactory receptor 1-like, with amino-acid sequence MAPDKKAATISNVTFVRPAKFYLSGFSNIPHVTYFYIFLCFVYIMTVVGNVLLLSVIFLVKTLHTPKYMIVFNLALTDLCGSTALIPKVLDTFLFDNRYIVYEACLSYMFFVWFFASVQSWTLVTMAYDRFIAICFPLRYHSIVTKPAIAAMLLLMWVVSLSLISCMVGLLDRLSFCGSLFIQSFFCDHGPTYRLACNDTSLNNIMAWVVFIVVICLPPILIALTYVCIAIALTRIASAKERVKALKTCTSHLILVAIFYLPFLGTNIAAVTSYLHPNARIINSTLTHTIPALLNPIIYSLKTEEVLNSIKKLCKTNRVNKIILSNKVTSL